The Drosophila suzukii chromosome X, CBGP_Dsuzu_IsoJpt1.0, whole genome shotgun sequence DNA window CCATAGTTTTCAATGTCGCGCTGGGACTTGGAGAAGAGTCGCTTCTTGATGGCACTTGTGCCAGCTGGATGTCCCGGACCTCCTTCGAAGTTGCTGCCATCGGACTTGTCACTCTTTTGCCTCGAGGTTGACGAGTTGGAGCCACCTCCGCCCGTTGGTGGAGTCTCAAACTCTCCATCTGCCGCTGCAGCTGCTGCACTCTCCCAGTGGGTCATTCGCTCAATGTGCTTCGTTTCGAACTCACAGCGCAGTTCATCGTTTTCCAGAATTTTTGGCGTCGGTTTGATTCTCCGCTTCGAACGCTTAGGCAGTTGCAAGTCGGCTCCTCCAGTGGGAGTCGTTTTCTTGTTGCCATTGGTTAGGGGAGGGAGTGCGGAGGAGGATCCCGGCTCCAATTTCGCACCGGGCTGAATCTTGGCCTTGCGCCCTCGTTTTTTTGGTGGCGTCTTCTCATCCAGCACGGCTGGTGGCAAGGGCACTGGGGTGACCTCCATCAAGGAGAGCTCTGCAGGCGGCTGCTGGTGGGAAAGGGGCTCGGTCTTCACCTCCTCCCAGGTGCTACCATCGGCGGGTAACCGATTGCCCAGCCGGACACTGCGACGCATCCTCTTGCCGTCGCCCGAGGGAGCATCTCCCAACAACTCCTCCTGCTCGGTTTTCACCACAACAAGGTCGCCGAGTTGCGCATGTTCCAGCTGTTCATCCGGCATCTTCCTCTTGCGTCCCGGCTTCTTCTCCACCACCGAATCCTCGCCCAGGGGCAGAACTTCATTGGAGTCCACCACCACCTCGGCCTCTGGTCGTATTTTCTTGGCTCGACCCCTTCCTCGTTTGGGAGCAGGTGCTGTGTTCTCTTCGGGGGATGAAGTAGTCATTGGAGACGGTTTCTCCGGCTCTTTCTTCACCTCTAGACCAACAGCTGCTGTAATCTCCTCCAGTGCTGGCACCTCCAGACGACAATTAACCTCCACTTGCAGCTCCGTCAATTGCGGCTCGGGTTCTGTAATCTCCACCTGAGCAGGCTCATCGGTGTTtggcgtgggcgtggcactgggCGTGGGCGTGTCTGTGGGCCGAGGGGTTCTCCGAGAGCGCCGCGTACCGCCTGGCGAAACTTGTTCCTGCAAGATACAGACACTCATTCAGCAAATCCTCAGTATCAGATATTGAATATATACTGTCCAGAAGGACCAGCCCTGAAGGAATGCTTCGAATGGCTTCGTCGGTTGCCAAGACAACTGGTTCTACCAAACACACGGTGCCAGCTGGCCAAAAGGATGAATGGAAGGTTAATAAATAGTCTCATGAATGGATGCCATAAGTTTAAGTTCAGAGAAATGTGAATCCAATCCCTCTTGAAGTACGGcaaactatttatttatttgctttcatCTTCCTGTTTATCATTCGAGGGAACTTGTTTATACTTTAATGGGAATTCAACATAATACCACCCGGAAAAATGCTATGTTGGCCAATTTTGTTTAGGATCGCTTAGGAGAATGCCCAAATAACCGATAACTCGATATTTCGTTCCGGTTTGAGTGGCATTATATAAAGCCAAATTGAGagattattattttattgtaggGCAACTTTTCCCCACTCCTCTCAAACTAATTGATTTCTCCCTTTCTATTCTGAATCGTAAAATTTACTTTATTAATTGTTAAAGTTCGCtttcgtttatttttttatcaaaACACTAATTTAAGGCAATTAACATGTgcatttgttaattttttgcaTATTTGGCTGAAGCGAAATATgagttttaatatttttcttccCATTCTCTGGTTATTTTTATGAACAACTAatggaaaaatatatttatgggATCTGTAAATACCAATCACAGGCAATATCAGGTACCTTAACTATATTATCATTTCGAAATCGGGGTTAATGAAGATAATATATAGATCTTTTCCCTCAATGAACTCAAAGATCTCGACCATATCATACAATCAATAATGAGTTGCAAGCAAGAAACCTATCTATATTTTAGTATGATAGATAAGAAACTTTTGTATGATCATAAAACATTTTGAAGAACAGAAATTCGATTTTCTTCACGATTACAGCTTTTACTTTATTACAGCTTGCCGGGTAAAAGGTTTTATATGTTTTCCGGTCATTAACGTAACTATTCACCCAAGTTATGAGTTATAGTTTAACAGAAACTCGTTATCTGCTCCTAGATAATGATTAGGAATCAAAAGTGAGCCAAAGTCTCAAGTTGAAATGGCATAGAAATAAGTTGGGGAGTTCGAGTTTGGGGAGGTGTGTTAACTTGACTGTAAATCATTTGTATAAATTAAGGCAAAATGCAAAGCTTAAAAGCTCTAcatagttaaatttttttttactcaATACCAAAGCTTTTTCCTAGGCGACGATAAAAATTAACAATGGCACATCTGTTGAATAGCAAATGTGACATTTAAATATAGGATATAGATAAGGCAAAATTGCAGACCTATAAAATGAAGGGGGGGGGGCACGAACCCCCCTAACACTTAATGCAGTTTCTGTTTTGCTTGAGATTTAGATTATttatgaagtttagctggtaaaaacatttttattgccAAACTAACTGATAATGCCACTAAAATAGCTGGGCCAGTCAAGGGTTAACAACTTCTAaattaaaccaaaaaaaaaaaaaaaacaagcaaGAATTTCGAAGCTCACACGCACACCACCACGCACTCACACACATTTACTCACATTTTTATcagctgctgccgctgcctcAACAACAAGTGGAGATGCTGCCTCTGCCGCCTCaattgttgtagttgttgctgctgcctctgcctctgccgctgctgttgttgttgttgctaatTCTGCACTTGCTTCCTGTTTTTCGGCTGTTGCCACCTCCGCTGATTCCGCTGCTGCTTCtccttcttcttctttctGCTGCACCTCCTTTTCCTGCTCTTCTTCTTCCTTTGCCAAGGACTTTTCCTCTGCTTCTTCTTCTCCTTGTTCTACTACTTCTTCcttgtgttgttgttgttgtttttcagCGCTTTCTTCTTCCACTTTTTCGGCATTCTGGGCTGCCTCCGCTGCAGCTGCTTCCTCTTCCTCCAATTTGACAGCCGCCGCATCCACAACATCCGCCAGAAGACCCTTAATATCCTCGATTTCATCCAGATTTTTGgattcctcctcctcctccttccTGCTCTCTCGCTCCTCCTCCTTGTCCTCCTTCTCCTTGTGCTTCTTGTCCTTGCAGGCGAACTGATTATTGGCCAAATTGCGCCACTTGAGCGTTTTATCCTCGGCCAAATCCAGATTGAGGAGCGTGCCCCCCTCCGCCGTGGAGGTGGCACAGTCGCtgttgaaagtgctggacATGCTGTTCAGCAGCTCCACAAAGTCCGTCATCTTGGCAGCTACTGTTTTTCCGCTTTTCACTTGGTGTTTCCCCtgattttctttgtttttttcgCGGTTATTGGAATCAATATTCCATGGTTAGACCATCGAAAGAAACCCTCATCAGTTTTGGGCTCTGGAatattatatgtatttttttttttaggcgATAAGATTGCTGCCTCTGTGGCAGCGCAGCAGCAGCGCCAGTGCCTTTATGTTCTCTTGGATTTTTTCACTATTTTTACACGATTTTTCTTGTTCGAAACGCGAATGATTCAATTTCAATACTTAAATATCAATATCGAGAGCTCCACAATCACAATCTTTTTTCCCGTTTTCTTCTTTCCCACTGCGCTTTTTGGTGGCCACAAAGTTAACTGTTTTTTCCTGCTCTCCCTCTCTCCCCTTACGGTCACtcctttgttgttgttgtttcttattGGGCAAAACAAAAAGCACGCGACGTCACTTAAATAAATCATTaactaaattattaataatttgtAGCACTTCTTCTCCGAGtttcttcgtttttttttttttttggtggccTTAAGAAGCAGAAAATGTTTGTAGAAATCGCTGCTTTGCTGATTAGCTCACATGCTGTTCGAATATGgccctctctctttctctcttcACCACCTAgaccgttgttgttgctgctgctgctgctgctgcagtcaCTTTTCTGTGTGATTTTGGAATTGTTAAGCTGAAGTATTCGCAGGCGCAATTCGGCGACACTTTCTGGCTCTCACTTTCTTTGGCTTCTTCTTCGGCATAGCCCGCAGGTTCAGAAGAATtattattaacaaaaaaaaatattaagaaaagcacacgcacacacacacaccgtCGTTGTGTTGGGGACGCACGCACACGCACGCACACCGCGAGGAGCCGAGAAACAACAGAAACAACCGTTCACCGCGCGCGCACAAAACAAACTGAAAGATGCAAATACACTGCAAGATATATACTATGTTTTTGCTCGGGGTTTCATGATTGCTTTAAAGCGTGAAATTGAATCTGCTCCTGTTTTTGCGACAtttttgcatttattaatgcatttattcaatctcagctgacAGAGATGACGGACCGGCGGAAAAAGGTGTGACCGATTATTAAACCGATTACTTTATTCCATTCGCCTGGGGTAAGCTGGTTTGTATTAAAGGAAAAGTGTGTGCTAACTAGTATTACATTTTATCTTTTGTCAAAATAAAACTTGCAAATTAATTTCCATAGCCACTgaatattaaaacaaattgtTAGAAGTTAGACGTATTTATGTATTTCTATCGATCTGGCAACTCCGATAATTATATAGAGTTAGTCCCATCGGCATTCGTAAAATATGATGTATATTTTACCGACTCTTTgttaacaaaaaaatgaaaGTAGCCATTTTAAGGTACAATTTTGTAAACACTGACTTCCCCATCAATTTACCTAACAGGTCATCAACTAAGGGAATCTATGCACAGTCTAATATCCCCCGATTTCTTTTTTAGTTAAACAATCGGGGAGGATTACTCCGGTCtacaaatttttctttttcgaAATTGTttctaaattaatttttaaatcgcaGGTTTTTTTACATTTCTTTCATTTTTACACATTACACACAATTTGTGTAAGAACGTAAGTGTCAGCAAACGTAAACAAACGTAAGCCACCGTAAGTGTCAGTAAAAAGGGAGACAGCATCAGCGTAAGTGTCAATAAAAAGCGAGATGCAAGATTCTGCGAGAGagagaacaacaacaacaacacaacaACTGGGGCCGGTGTGACCGCGAAAATATCGATAAATTTTACCATCCGATTTAAATACCGCTTTTAAATCGTAAAATATACCAGAACCAGGGACTTGCTGAATTAGCGGAGACATTCAAAGAAGACCTTTTGGTTGCTGTCTGTGCTAACTTATTTTTGGGTGTGTGCACACTGGCAAAGGCgtgaaaataattattaaaaaaacagctctttgttgttattgttgtttattAATACCTGCACAGTGATATTATTGtcgttattaattatagcACACACCTgcaggcacacacacacagaaacACAGAGTACAGTCGGCACGGGCGAGGGGAATCCCACGTAGAATGTGAGAAAGATGCGCATGCGCGGACGAAGATTGCTTCCGATTATTTTGTCGCTACTCTTGATCGTCCTGCTGAGCCTGTGCTACTTTTCGGGTCACCTGCGGGAGTCCAGGGAGTCCCCCGTCGACCAGTTCCTGCTGCACTTGCCCCCCGAAGCGGAGGAGGAGCCACCTAACCCCAATCCTCAGCCGAAGCCAGCCAATCCTCTCCTGAATCTCACGGATTTCCAGTACCTGCTGGCCAGCAATGTGTGCCGCAAGGCGGAAAGGGAACTCCTAGGTGAGTGGTTCACTGAAAATGCTGGAAAACCTTATAAACCCAttactcctcctcctcctcagcCATTCTGATAGTCACCTCTTATGCTGGACACGATGCCCTGCGATCTGCCCACCGACAGGCGATTCCCCAGAGCAAGCTGGCCGAGATGGGCCTGCAGAGGGTCTTCCTGCTGGCCGCCCTGCCCGCGCGAGAGCGTTTCATCAGCCAGGAGCAGCTGGCCAGTGAGCAGCAGCGCTTCGGGGATCTTGTCCAGGGCAACTTCATCGAGGACTATCGCAATCTGAGCTACAAACACGTAATGGGTCTGAAGTGGGCCTCGCAGGAGTGCAGGAATCATGCCAAGTTCATCATCAAACTGGACGACGACATCATCTACGATATCTTCCATCTGCGCAGGTACTTGGAGGCACTGGAAGTGGGTCAACCTGGACTGGCCACCTCCAGCACTCTGCTATCGGGCTATGTACTGGATGCCAAGCCACCGATTCGCCTGCTTGCCAACAAGTGGTATGTCAGCAAAAAGGAGTATCCACATGCCTTGTATCCCGCCTATTTGTCCGGCTGGATGTATGTGACCAATGTGCCAACGGCCGAGAGGATTGCCGCCGAGGCGGAGAGGGCGTCCTTTTTCTGGATCGACGACACCTGGCTGACGGGGGTGGTGCGCACTCGTTTGGGCATTCCCCTGGAGCGGCACAACGATTGGTTCTCCGCCAATGCGGAGTTCATCGACTGCTGTGTGCGGGATCTCAAGCAGCACAGCTACGAGTGCGAGTACTCCGTGGGACCCAATGGCGGCGACGACCGCCTGCTGGTGGAGTTCCTGCACAACGTGGAGAAGTGCTACTTCGATGAGTGCGTCAAACGGCCGGCGGGCAAGTCGCTCAAGGAGACCTGCGTGGCGGCGGTCAAGTCCCGAGCCCCGGAACATGGTTTGGCTGAAGTGAAGCCACTGCGGCTGAGGTGACCTCGGACCTCCTGGACACGGACACATTGGCCCACCACCAATGCCACCTTCCACCGGCGAAGCCAGCTCAGTAAATAGTAACTAAGGACTTCCATGTGCAAGAGGACGCGAGAGTTATCCCCGTGGAGGGGATATCATCCACCCGTCACTCATCTTAGCTTGTAGCTTAGCCTAGGTATTGCAATCAGGGGTGACCCAGAAATCTTTTCCAATCGAATTCCTCAAATCTGAGCAAATTTGCTCCGAAACACATGTAAAACTACAAATTTTGGTATATAGGTGGATTTCTTAAGTATCTCAGTATATTATGCCCCAGAGATGCAGGAACTTGCCTTTTTACCACTTTTTTGATGATTTcttaatttaaattgattCGTACATTGTGAAAATTACAATATACTGCAGAAGTATTCCATCTTCAAGATTATATGGTAATAAGTTGTATGTCCTCTGAATTTTCTTACCGAAATTACTCAAATTTTTGAATCATTTGATTTGTTGTGAAAATCATGAATTGCAAATGATGGTTTTACGTCAATATCATTCATTCAGCTTAAAAGGACATATTGTTTTGCTTGGGACATATTTAGAATTCACAACTAAAACCGAATTATTAATTGAATCGCGTTGATGAATTCAGATATAGTATAAGCAGAATAGTTACAATATTGTAACAATAAAGTTTTCAACTTAAACAGACTCCGTCCTCATCAGATTGTTAGATCTTAATATTTGTCTAGCGATTAATTATGAATAAAGCCCGCATTTATACaatataatttacataaataaagaaaattctTACAAAACTTCCGCAATCTACAAAACATATAAGCAATAAGTTGGCActataactttaaaatatcTATTACTGAAAAACCGATAAAAAAAAGAGAGTTTTTGACTAAAAACTGATACAAACCCTTaacaaaaaatggaaaaatttgccaaaaaataaatttctctTAAAGTAATTGAAACTGTTAGCCTAGgatgttagctgctcaaaactgtcactcttttggctgtacgtcttgatttggccaaactacgaTTAAAAAACTGTTAAAAAATGCGTATTTTTgtccaaaatctgaatcccaaaaatagatgatgcaactccttacaaaaaatggaaaaatgggtcaaaaaatacatttttcttaAAGTAATTGAATCTGTTAGCCTTGgatgttagctgctcaaaactgtcggtcttttggctATACATCttcatttggccaaactacgattaaaaaaccgttaaaaaatgagtatttttgaccaaaatctgaatcccaaaattAGATGATGcaaccccttataaaaaatggaaaattgggtcaaaaaataaatttttcttaaagtaATTGAATCTGTTAGCCTTGgatgttagctgctcaaaactgtcggtcttttggctgtacatcttcatttggccaaactacgattaaaaaaccgttaaaaaatgagtatttttgaccaaaatctgaatcccaaaattAGATGATGcaaccccttataaaaaatggaaaaatgggtcaaaaaataaatttctctTAAAGTAATTGAATCTGTTAGCCTAGgatgttagctgctcaaaactgtcggtcttttgaTGTACGTCttcatttggccaaactacgattaaaaaaccgttaaaaaatgagtatttttgaccaaaatcagaatcttaaaaatagatgatgcaaccccttataaaaaatggaaaattgggtcaaaaaataaatttttcttaaagtaATTGAATCTGTTAGCCTAGgatgttagctgctcaaaactgtcggtcttttggctgtacatcttcatttggccaaactacgattaaaaaaccgttaaaaaatgagtatttttgaccaaaatctgaatcccaaaattAGATGATGcaaccccttataaaaaatggaaaaatgggtcaaaaaataaatttcctatAAAATGATTGGGATTGTTAGCTTGGgatgttagctgctcaaaactgtcggtcttttggctgtacgtcttgatttggccaaactacgattaaaaaaccgttaaaaaatgagtatttttgtccaaaatctgaatcccaaaagtAGATGATGCAACCTCTtataaaaaatggaaaaatgggtcaaaaaataaagttcctttaaaatgattgggattgttagcttaggatgttagttgctcaaaactgtcgctCTTTTGGATGTACgtcttgatttggccaaactacgattaaaaaaccgttaaaaaatgagtatttttgaccaaaatcagaatcccaaaaatagatgatgcaaccccttataaaaaatggaaaattgggtcaaaaaattaatttttcttaaagtaATTGAATCTGTTAGCCTAGgatgttagctgctcaaaactgtcgctcttttggctgtacgtcttgatttggccaaactacaatTAAAAAACTGTTAagaaattagtatttttgtccaaaatctgaatcccaaaaatagatgatgcaaccccttacaaaaaatgaaaaaaatgggtcaaaaattaaattttctttaaaatgattgggatTATTAGCTTAGAATAAGTAAAGCCCTACAAACTGATCGTTGGCCACCTGATAATTCTCCTGTTTACCTGGtgtttgaaattgaaaaaatcGCCCATTTACTTCAACACATTGAAAGGCATCGTAACATTTTTTCAGTCAGAATGCTGGATTTGTGGCTCTCAGACACCAGGCAAACAGAAATCTTAGCAAGTGGCAGCTGGTACTTTTAGCAAGTGAACTTAAATAGCTGTTATTTTTCAAGATGGCGGCCCTTTCCGTATTTCCCCACCTCCTTTTGACCAATAGGAATCAATCTCCATGGGAAAGAACCGTAAGTTGTGAGCCAAACGCAGACCAGAGATGAGCATCCATGGCCGTGTCAGGAGCTTGTCACGAGTTTGTCGCGATCATGTCACGAGCTTGTCACGATATGCAAGAAGTAACAGTTAAGTCCTATGCATTTGCTCAGGCCGAGCCAAAAGGAAGAAATCACGAGGGCATCTCTATGTAAGCTTGGAATAAGTTAATCAGCTGATCGTTTTATACCTACTAAACGTTTATGTTCGCCTGGTGTCTGAAATTAAGAAATGAAGAAATCTGACCATTTTTCGGCGAGCAAAGAAGGTATTTTGGTTTTATGATTTCTATGAATTGACATTTCAATGAGGTCTGAAAATCAATTTCTTGATCTAT harbors:
- the LOC108016634 gene encoding beta-1,3-galactosyltransferase 5 codes for the protein MRMRGRRLLPIILSLLLIVLLSLCYFSGHLRESRESPVDQFLLHLPPEAEEEPPNPNPQPKPANPLLNLTDFQYLLASNVCRKAERELLAILIVTSYAGHDALRSAHRQAIPQSKLAEMGLQRVFLLAALPARERFISQEQLASEQQRFGDLVQGNFIEDYRNLSYKHVMGLKWASQECRNHAKFIIKLDDDIIYDIFHLRRYLEALEVGQPGLATSSTLLSGYVLDAKPPIRLLANKWYVSKKEYPHALYPAYLSGWMYVTNVPTAERIAAEAERASFFWIDDTWLTGVVRTRLGIPLERHNDWFSANAEFIDCCVRDLKQHSYECEYSVGPNGGDDRLLVEFLHNVEKCYFDECVKRPAGKSLKETCVAAVKSRAPEHGLAEVKPLRLR